In Paenibacillus larvae subsp. larvae, the following proteins share a genomic window:
- the rfbC gene encoding dTDP-4-dehydrorhamnose 3,5-epimerase produces MKFSKTPLEGAYLIGLEKHEDERGFFTRTFCANEFEARGLMPQFIQCNLSYNRKRGTIRGMHYQHPPYGEAKLVQCIRGELYDVIIDLRPLSKTYRQTFAVHLAGNSGTMLYIPEGFAHGFQTLQDETEVLYYMSSPYKPEAAAGIRWNDPSFSIVWPLDVKIISERDRHYPDYREFSR; encoded by the coding sequence ATGAAATTTTCCAAAACTCCATTGGAGGGAGCTTATCTCATTGGACTCGAAAAGCATGAAGATGAACGGGGATTCTTCACACGGACTTTCTGCGCTAACGAATTCGAAGCAAGGGGTCTGATGCCGCAATTCATACAGTGTAATCTTTCCTATAACCGCAAACGAGGAACGATTCGGGGCATGCATTATCAGCATCCCCCTTACGGGGAAGCCAAGCTTGTCCAGTGTATTCGGGGTGAGCTTTATGATGTCATTATAGATTTGCGCCCGCTTTCCAAAACCTATAGGCAAACGTTCGCTGTTCACCTGGCCGGAAATAGCGGGACGATGCTGTATATACCGGAAGGTTTCGCCCACGGGTTCCAGACACTGCAGGATGAGACTGAGGTCCTTTACTATATGAGCAGTCCTTATAAGCCTGAGGCAGCAGCCGGCATCCGCTGGAACGATCCTTCCTTCAGCATCGTATGGCCCCTTGATGTGAAAATCATTTCTGAACGGGACCGCCATTACCCAGATTATAGGGAGTTCTCCCGATGA
- a CDS encoding class I SAM-dependent methyltransferase: MTSAAQCRFCSRSTLYSFVDLGLTPLSNAFVKEEHLGKYEAFYPLHAYVCASCFLVQLEQFESPEHIFGDYAYFSSFSSSWLAHAERYAHQVTSAFGLDKHSNVVEIASNDGYLLRYFKQSGIRVLGIEPAGNVAEAAIERGIPTVIDFFGSKLASELTRQGRGADLLIGNNVLAHVPDLNDFISGMKILLNENGIITMEFPHLLQLMLHNQFDTIYHEHFSYFSLLTVKHVFASHGLVIFDVEELSTHGGSLRIYAKHETDGTKQETERLRKLIEQERTYKLDTLQAYLVFSEQVKQVKRDIWKCLIGLKNKGKQMVGYGAPAKGNTLLNYCGVGKDVIDYVVDRNPYKQGLYLPGTRIPIYPPDRIRETEPDVVIIMPWNLSDEVITQTGYIRQWGGQWLRLIPEPEVLE, translated from the coding sequence ATGACGAGTGCAGCACAGTGCCGGTTTTGTTCCCGTTCGACACTGTACAGCTTCGTGGATTTAGGTTTAACGCCGCTATCCAATGCATTCGTCAAAGAAGAGCATCTTGGGAAATACGAAGCTTTCTACCCTCTGCATGCCTATGTATGCGCATCCTGTTTCCTCGTCCAACTGGAACAGTTCGAGTCCCCCGAGCATATTTTTGGCGACTATGCCTACTTCAGTTCCTTCTCCAGCAGCTGGCTCGCGCATGCCGAACGGTATGCGCACCAAGTCACGTCAGCATTCGGTTTGGATAAACATTCGAATGTTGTAGAGATCGCCAGTAACGATGGCTACTTGCTGCGATACTTCAAACAGAGCGGCATCCGGGTTCTCGGCATCGAGCCGGCCGGTAACGTAGCAGAAGCAGCCATAGAAAGAGGAATTCCCACGGTCATAGATTTCTTCGGAAGCAAGCTGGCTTCTGAACTCACCCGCCAGGGCCGCGGTGCCGATTTGCTGATTGGCAACAACGTGCTGGCTCATGTACCGGATTTAAATGATTTTATATCCGGCATGAAAATATTGTTGAACGAGAACGGCATCATTACAATGGAATTTCCCCATCTGCTTCAATTGATGCTTCACAATCAGTTCGATACGATCTACCATGAACATTTCTCCTATTTCTCCCTGTTAACCGTTAAGCATGTGTTCGCCAGTCACGGACTTGTAATTTTCGATGTAGAGGAGCTTTCTACACACGGAGGGTCGCTGCGGATTTATGCCAAACACGAGACAGACGGCACTAAACAGGAGACCGAACGGTTACGGAAGCTTATAGAGCAGGAACGGACATACAAACTGGATACCCTTCAGGCGTATCTCGTCTTCTCCGAACAGGTAAAGCAAGTAAAAAGGGATATTTGGAAATGCCTTATCGGGTTAAAAAACAAGGGCAAACAAATGGTTGGATACGGTGCCCCTGCCAAAGGAAATACGCTATTAAACTATTGCGGAGTCGGAAAAGACGTGATCGATTACGTCGTAGACAGAAATCCTTACAAGCAAGGGCTATATTTGCCCGGCACCCGTATTCCCATTTACCCGCCTGACCGGATTAGGGAAACGGAGCCGGATGTGGTCATTATCATGCCATGGAACTTATCGGATGAAGTGATCACCCAAACCGGCTACATTCGGCAATGGGGTGGTCAGTGGCTCCGGCTTATCCCCGAACCGGAGGTGCTGGAATGA
- the pepT gene encoding peptidase T produces the protein MKQEIIERFTSYVKVDTQSNENSEACPSTPGQLKLANQLVEELKTIGMEEVTIDENGYVMASLPSNTDKQVPTIGFLAHVDTATDFTGANVNPQLVENYDGKEIVLNKELNVILSPKEFPELSGYKGHTLITTDGTTLLGADNKAGIAEIMTAMAYLIRHREIKHGKIRVAFTPDEEIGRGPHKFNVAAFNAKYAYTVDGGPLGELEYESFNAAAAKLTIKGNSVHPGTAKGKMVNSAKIAMEFHRRLPPDEAPELTEGYEGFYHLVSIHGDVEQTKLHYIIRDFNREQFNARKARVEQIANELRKIYGDECITLDMNDQYYNMREKIEPVKEIVDIAYQAMKNLGIEPKISPIRGGTDGSQLSYMGLPTPNIFTGGENFHGKFEYISVDNMIKATNVVIEIVKLFEERAKG, from the coding sequence GTGAAGCAAGAGATCATTGAACGGTTTACCTCCTACGTGAAAGTAGATACCCAATCCAATGAAAACAGCGAGGCCTGTCCTTCCACGCCGGGGCAGCTGAAACTTGCCAATCAGTTGGTGGAAGAACTTAAAACCATAGGTATGGAGGAAGTAACCATCGATGAGAACGGATATGTTATGGCCAGCCTTCCCTCCAACACAGACAAGCAGGTGCCGACCATCGGATTTTTAGCACACGTAGATACGGCCACAGATTTTACCGGAGCTAATGTGAACCCGCAGCTTGTGGAAAACTATGACGGCAAGGAGATCGTCTTGAACAAAGAGCTTAACGTCATCTTGTCTCCTAAAGAGTTCCCTGAACTATCGGGTTATAAAGGCCATACCTTGATCACCACAGACGGCACGACTTTGCTTGGTGCAGACAACAAAGCGGGCATTGCCGAGATTATGACAGCTATGGCCTATCTGATCCGGCATCGGGAAATCAAGCACGGCAAAATAAGGGTAGCTTTTACACCTGACGAAGAAATCGGAAGAGGCCCCCATAAATTTAATGTTGCCGCCTTTAACGCTAAATACGCCTATACGGTAGATGGCGGTCCGCTTGGCGAACTGGAATATGAGAGCTTTAACGCTGCCGCAGCCAAACTTACCATAAAGGGAAACAGCGTTCATCCTGGAACGGCGAAAGGCAAGATGGTGAACTCCGCTAAGATTGCGATGGAATTCCACAGAAGACTTCCGCCTGATGAGGCGCCTGAACTAACGGAGGGTTATGAAGGCTTCTACCATTTGGTCTCTATTCATGGTGATGTGGAACAGACGAAGCTTCACTATATTATACGGGATTTCAACCGGGAGCAATTCAATGCGAGAAAAGCCAGGGTTGAACAAATTGCAAATGAACTGAGGAAAATTTATGGAGACGAGTGCATTACGCTTGATATGAACGATCAATATTACAACATGAGAGAAAAGATCGAGCCGGTAAAAGAGATTGTGGATATTGCCTATCAAGCGATGAAAAACTTGGGAATTGAACCGAAAATCTCCCCCATCCGGGGCGGTACGGACGGTTCACAGCTTTCCTATATGGGACTGCCAACCCCAAACATATTTACAGGCGGAGAAAACTTCCACGGCAAGTTCGAGTATATCTCGGTGGATAATATGATCAAAGCAACTAATGTTGTTATTGAGATTGTGAAATTATTTGAAGAAAGAGCAAAGGGATAA
- a CDS encoding ATP-binding cassette domain-containing protein — MLLFPIFLLLLKYHGAQLVLKNVTLEVRKGERIGLIGPNGSGKSTLLRRERPETRTAA; from the coding sequence ATGTTACTTTTTCCAATATTCCTGTTGCTGCTAAAATATCATGGCGCCCAGTTAGTTTTGAAAAATGTCACTTTGGAAGTACGGAAAGGGGAAAGAATCGGGCTCATTGGCCCTAACGGCAGCGGGAAATCTACCCTATTAAGAAGAGAAAGACCGGAAACCAGGACGGCCGCCTGA
- a CDS encoding aldo/keto reductase: protein MKFHRLGSSGLKVSALGLGTNAFGKRAGEEASVRVIHQALDIGINFIDTANIYAGSESERIIGKALTGRRHNVILATKAGLVQGEGPNEKGSSRYHLQQELDKSLKRLKTDYVDLYQIHTFDPYTPLEETLRTLDDMVRTGKVRYIGASNYAAWELMKALGISDRLGLNRFISMQSCYSLADRTIEQELIPLCLDQGVGMIPYYPLAGGILTGKYSSAEAVPAGSRAETDPNFTRFLSEERLTLGHQVSGLAEELGCSPGTLSLAWLMHQPAVSTVIVGATRAGQVEENGKSVSLELSQEILDRLDSISRPFRYGEPFAVYRLPK from the coding sequence ATGAAATTTCACCGATTAGGAAGCAGCGGATTAAAAGTATCCGCTTTAGGTCTGGGCACTAATGCTTTTGGAAAGCGCGCCGGCGAAGAAGCATCTGTCCGGGTTATTCATCAGGCTCTGGACATCGGAATTAATTTCATTGATACCGCTAATATTTACGCCGGGTCCGAGTCGGAAAGAATCATCGGTAAAGCCTTAACCGGAAGACGGCACAATGTGATACTGGCAACCAAAGCCGGACTGGTTCAAGGAGAAGGTCCTAATGAAAAGGGTTCATCACGCTATCACCTTCAGCAGGAGCTGGATAAAAGCTTGAAGCGGCTTAAAACTGATTATGTGGATCTTTATCAAATTCATACCTTTGATCCCTACACACCGCTTGAAGAGACACTCAGGACACTGGACGATATGGTCCGCACAGGCAAAGTCCGTTATATCGGGGCTTCCAACTACGCGGCCTGGGAACTGATGAAGGCTCTCGGAATAAGCGACCGGTTGGGACTGAACCGTTTCATATCCATGCAATCCTGTTATTCACTCGCGGACCGGACAATTGAACAGGAGTTGATTCCTCTCTGTCTGGATCAAGGTGTGGGGATGATCCCTTATTATCCGCTCGCAGGAGGAATTCTAACCGGCAAATACAGCTCGGCAGAAGCCGTACCCGCGGGGTCCCGTGCCGAAACAGATCCAAACTTTACCCGCTTTTTAAGTGAAGAAAGACTAACCCTCGGACATCAAGTCAGCGGACTGGCGGAGGAACTCGGCTGCAGTCCGGGAACCCTCTCCCTGGCATGGCTCATGCATCAGCCCGCTGTTTCCACCGTGATCGTAGGCGCTACCCGTGCCGGCCAAGTTGAGGAAAATGGGAAAAGTGTATCCCTGGAACTGAGTCAGGAGATTCTGGACAGGCTGGATTCCATCAGCCGTCCCTTCCGGTATGGAGAACCTTTTGCCGTATACCGCCTTCCGAAATAA
- a CDS encoding EamA family transporter, giving the protein MSWLWFALASAVMAALVSIFGKIGLHQVDPNTATTIRAVIMMLFLMGVLAVQGKLSQIGDVLVNKKAMLFIILSGVAGALSWLFYFVAIQKGEVAKVAPIDKLSVVLAVGFALLFLGERLSFWGGVGVAFIAVGVLITALAA; this is encoded by the coding sequence ATGAGCTGGTTATGGTTTGCACTTGCTTCAGCGGTTATGGCTGCGCTTGTTTCCATTTTTGGAAAAATAGGCCTTCATCAGGTCGATCCTAACACGGCTACGACGATCCGGGCCGTGATTATGATGCTGTTTCTGATGGGGGTTCTGGCCGTCCAGGGGAAATTGTCCCAAATCGGTGATGTCCTGGTAAATAAGAAGGCAATGCTCTTTATTATTCTTAGCGGGGTGGCGGGCGCTTTGTCCTGGCTGTTTTATTTTGTGGCTATTCAAAAGGGCGAGGTAGCCAAAGTAGCTCCGATCGATAAGCTTAGCGTCGTATTGGCAGTAGGATTCGCTCTCTTGTTTCTTGGGGAAAGATTATCTTTCTGGGGCGGGGTCGGAGTGGCCTTTATTGCCGTGGGGGTGTTGATTACCGCTTTGGCCGCATAA
- a CDS encoding 1,4-dihydroxy-2-naphthoate polyprenyltransferase: MTFGQFFKLVEIRTKTASIIPFFMGTLYAFFRFQEFHGFHFLLMLISLLSFDMATTAINNYYDYKRAVKTDGYGYEVHNAIVQYKLKESTVVTVIITLLFVAAVAAFWIFIETDILIFLLGGLSFLVGILYSFGPLAISRMPLGELFSGLFMGFVILFISSYIHLEQGQIVLLMLEDKWLTVHVDIREVLLMLLVSIPAIAGIGNIMLANNICDMEEDVENKRYTLPVYIGKTLALKLFRLVYYVSYLDLIVLYLLGVHPVLLVLVLITFIPLRKNITLFVRNQSKAETFGLAVQNFIILNMARIVVLGAAILLHFTGFWELNRYI, encoded by the coding sequence GTGACATTCGGACAATTCTTCAAACTGGTTGAGATTCGGACTAAAACAGCAAGTATAATCCCGTTCTTTATGGGAACCTTATATGCCTTCTTCCGTTTTCAAGAATTCCACGGTTTCCATTTCTTGCTGATGCTGATTTCTCTGCTTTCATTTGACATGGCGACTACGGCTATTAACAACTACTATGACTATAAAAGAGCGGTTAAAACTGACGGATACGGATATGAGGTCCATAATGCCATTGTGCAGTACAAGCTGAAAGAAAGCACGGTAGTTACCGTGATTATTACACTGCTGTTTGTGGCGGCGGTAGCTGCTTTCTGGATATTTATTGAGACAGATATTCTGATTTTCCTGCTTGGGGGCCTCTCGTTTCTGGTGGGCATTTTATACTCTTTCGGACCTCTGGCCATTTCCCGAATGCCACTGGGTGAGCTGTTCTCAGGGCTTTTTATGGGCTTTGTCATTCTGTTCATTTCGTCTTATATCCATCTGGAACAAGGACAGATTGTATTGCTTATGCTGGAGGATAAATGGCTGACCGTTCACGTGGACATCCGGGAAGTCCTGCTGATGCTGCTGGTCTCGATTCCCGCTATCGCCGGCATTGGGAATATCATGTTGGCCAACAATATTTGCGACATGGAAGAGGATGTCGAGAATAAACGGTATACCCTTCCTGTCTACATCGGGAAAACGCTGGCGCTGAAGCTGTTCCGGCTTGTTTATTATGTTTCTTATCTGGATCTGATCGTACTATATCTGCTGGGTGTTCATCCGGTTCTTCTTGTGCTTGTGCTGATCACTTTTATACCATTACGGAAAAATATTACGCTGTTTGTTCGTAACCAATCGAAGGCAGAGACGTTCGGATTAGCCGTTCAAAATTTTATCATTCTGAACATGGCGAGAATTGTTGTATTGGGGGCAGCCATATTGCTTCACTTCACAGGATTTTGGGAACTTAACCGATACATATGA
- a CDS encoding tagatose 1,6-diphosphate aldolase, translated as MTRGKFEGLNKLANEKGLIVATALDQRGSLKKSLAEATGKEADENHVANFKRLVSEELTPYSSAILLDPEYGWKAAEIRDKNCGLLIAYEETGYDATVKGRLPDLLPNWSVKRFVDKGVDAIKILMYYDPDDSGDINDIKHAFIERVGAECDSYDIPFFFEAVTYTDDIADAKSVEFAKVRPAKVKASMREFTKPQYKIDCLKLEVPVNMNYVKGIGEGETVFTREEALGHFMDTAELATIPFIYLSGGVSNELFLKTLTFAGEAKVPFSGVLCGRATWQDGIQIYGKEGEAGLRSWLKEEGISRMNKLNEVIAGAATPWWDFYGGKDHIEVADRP; from the coding sequence ATGACCAGAGGGAAATTCGAAGGCTTAAATAAACTGGCGAACGAAAAAGGGCTGATTGTGGCTACGGCTTTGGACCAGCGGGGTTCACTCAAGAAGTCGTTGGCCGAAGCAACCGGGAAGGAAGCGGATGAGAATCATGTTGCAAACTTTAAAAGGCTCGTCTCCGAGGAGCTTACCCCATACTCCAGCGCTATTCTTCTTGATCCCGAATACGGGTGGAAAGCGGCAGAAATCCGGGATAAGAACTGCGGGTTATTAATTGCCTATGAGGAAACAGGTTACGATGCGACAGTTAAAGGACGTTTGCCGGATTTGCTGCCCAACTGGTCTGTGAAACGTTTTGTGGACAAAGGGGTAGATGCAATCAAAATTTTGATGTATTACGATCCGGACGATTCAGGGGATATTAATGATATTAAGCACGCTTTCATTGAACGGGTAGGGGCGGAGTGCGACTCATACGATATTCCGTTTTTCTTCGAAGCGGTGACTTATACAGATGATATAGCCGATGCCAAAAGTGTGGAATTTGCCAAAGTGAGACCGGCCAAAGTGAAGGCAAGCATGCGTGAATTCACTAAACCCCAGTACAAAATTGACTGTTTGAAGCTGGAGGTTCCTGTTAACATGAACTACGTGAAAGGCATCGGGGAAGGGGAAACGGTCTTTACCCGGGAAGAAGCTCTTGGGCATTTTATGGATACGGCTGAACTCGCCACCATTCCGTTTATCTATTTAAGCGGAGGTGTTTCCAACGAATTATTCTTGAAAACCTTGACCTTTGCGGGTGAAGCGAAAGTTCCGTTCTCGGGCGTTTTATGCGGACGGGCAACCTGGCAGGACGGGATTCAAATTTACGGTAAAGAAGGCGAGGCCGGCCTTCGCTCCTGGTTAAAAGAAGAAGGTATAAGCCGTATGAATAAACTTAATGAGGTCATCGCGGGTGCCGCTACGCCATGGTGGGACTTTTATGGCGGGAAGGATCATATTGAAGTGGCAGATAGACCTTGA
- a CDS encoding GNAT family N-acetyltransferase yields MTIRQALPSDAAAAAPLLLAAMQGIAYQLTGASEESEVLGQLTELFHIEDNRLSYQNVLVKEKEGNLAGVLLAYHGSEAVRLDQPILERLRSLNRGSEIRISQEADKDEYYIDSLAVSPNARGKGIGQELIQAAEKKAAASGYARIALIVVQENPRARALYERLGYVKNKEKIINNKTYDHMVKQL; encoded by the coding sequence ATGACAATAAGACAAGCACTCCCCTCTGACGCTGCCGCAGCAGCCCCCTTACTGCTTGCGGCCATGCAGGGTATAGCCTATCAATTGACCGGAGCCTCAGAAGAATCCGAAGTACTTGGGCAATTAACCGAACTGTTTCACATAGAGGATAACCGCCTCAGCTACCAGAATGTACTGGTTAAAGAAAAGGAGGGGAATCTAGCCGGCGTTTTACTGGCTTACCACGGAAGTGAAGCTGTGCGGCTGGACCAGCCTATCCTGGAGCGGCTCCGTTCGCTTAATCGAGGCAGTGAAATACGAATTAGTCAGGAAGCGGATAAAGATGAGTATTATATAGACTCTTTGGCGGTCTCCCCCAATGCAAGGGGAAAAGGTATCGGTCAAGAGCTGATTCAAGCCGCTGAGAAGAAGGCCGCCGCATCGGGTTATGCCAGGATTGCGCTGATTGTAGTGCAAGAGAACCCGAGAGCCCGGGCCTTGTACGAACGGCTTGGTTATGTGAAGAACAAAGAGAAGATCATAAATAACAAAACATATGATCATATGGTGAAACAACTGTAA
- a CDS encoding sensor histidine kinase, with the protein MAHLLIMMLERVGVMVILGFLLAHMKLFRKLLQDSGGVKEKLALIAVFSLFSIISNYTGIEIKGSTIINQDWQMKLDPSSSIANTRIMGVEMGGLLGGPVVGFGVGVLAGAHRYLLGGSTAFSCALSSILAGLLTGVIGRRYRRRHAAISPRFAAIIGIAMESSQMLIILLFAKPFADAWLLVSTIAVPMIIVNGLGSFIFLSIIQSILRQEEQARALQTHKVLLIADETLPYFRQGLNEESCRHVAGIIYKATGSDEVSLTDTHKILAHVGAASDHHIPSRSLITGLSKTVLRTGEIKKAKSRGEIACSHENCPLEAAIVLPLKTHGQTIGTLKMYFKEVNRLSRVEEELAEGLANIFSTQLELGEAELQSKLLQDAEIKALQAQVNPHFLFNAINTISALCRTDVEKARKLLFQLSIYFRSNLQGARQLLIPLEKEISHVHAYLSLEQARFPGKYTVNTFMEDGLEDVLVPPFVLQVLVENSLRHAFPRKQPECKVDIRIFKNQGKLQVSVRDNGKGISADHLVFLGYELVQSEKGTGTALYNINQRLRGLFGSQTRLHIESREGEGTKITFALPIQRESEEDTSA; encoded by the coding sequence ATGGCACATTTACTTATTATGATGCTTGAACGGGTAGGAGTTATGGTTATCCTGGGGTTTCTGCTTGCCCACATGAAATTGTTCAGGAAACTTCTTCAGGATTCGGGTGGAGTGAAAGAAAAGCTGGCTCTCATCGCAGTATTTTCCCTGTTCAGTATTATCAGCAACTATACTGGCATTGAGATCAAGGGGAGTACGATTATTAATCAGGATTGGCAAATGAAGCTGGATCCGTCCAGTTCGATTGCCAATACCCGGATTATGGGTGTAGAAATGGGAGGATTGCTAGGCGGACCGGTTGTCGGGTTTGGTGTGGGGGTTTTGGCAGGCGCTCACCGGTACTTGTTGGGGGGAAGTACTGCCTTTAGTTGTGCTTTATCCAGCATTCTGGCCGGACTATTAACCGGGGTCATCGGACGGAGGTACCGGAGACGTCATGCCGCTATTTCACCCAGATTCGCGGCTATTATCGGGATCGCCATGGAATCTTCGCAGATGCTCATCATTTTGCTCTTTGCCAAGCCGTTCGCAGACGCCTGGCTGCTGGTCAGTACTATCGCGGTCCCGATGATTATCGTCAATGGTCTGGGCAGCTTCATTTTTCTATCCATTATCCAGTCCATACTTCGGCAGGAAGAACAGGCGAGAGCCTTGCAGACTCATAAAGTATTGCTCATTGCCGATGAGACCCTGCCTTATTTTCGTCAGGGTCTAAATGAGGAGTCATGCAGGCATGTGGCGGGAATTATTTATAAGGCTACAGGAAGTGATGAGGTATCTCTTACAGATACACATAAAATTCTGGCCCATGTCGGAGCGGCATCAGATCACCATATTCCATCCAGAAGCCTGATTACAGGGTTATCCAAGACGGTTCTCCGTACCGGGGAGATCAAGAAAGCAAAGAGCCGGGGGGAGATTGCCTGTTCCCATGAGAATTGTCCGCTGGAAGCCGCAATTGTTCTTCCCTTGAAGACTCATGGCCAGACTATTGGCACCTTAAAAATGTACTTCAAGGAGGTAAATCGCCTTAGTCGGGTAGAAGAGGAACTGGCCGAAGGGTTGGCTAATATCTTCTCTACTCAGCTTGAGCTTGGAGAAGCCGAACTGCAGAGTAAGCTCCTGCAGGATGCTGAAATTAAGGCACTTCAAGCGCAGGTAAATCCGCATTTTCTGTTTAATGCAATTAATACAATCTCTGCCCTGTGCCGTACGGATGTGGAGAAAGCGCGTAAACTTCTTTTCCAGTTGAGTATTTATTTCCGGTCCAACCTCCAGGGAGCCCGGCAGCTTCTGATTCCGCTGGAAAAGGAAATCAGCCATGTCCATGCTTATTTATCTTTGGAACAAGCCCGGTTTCCCGGCAAATACACAGTGAATACCTTCATGGAGGACGGACTGGAGGACGTTCTGGTGCCGCCTTTTGTGCTTCAGGTTCTTGTCGAGAATTCTCTCCGTCATGCATTCCCAAGAAAGCAGCCTGAATGCAAGGTGGACATCCGGATCTTCAAAAATCAGGGGAAGCTGCAGGTCAGCGTCCGGGATAATGGCAAGGGAATTTCCGCCGATCATTTGGTCTTTCTGGGTTACGAACTTGTTCAGTCCGAGAAGGGCACAGGAACAGCCCTGTACAATATTAATCAACGGTTGAGAGGGCTGTTCGGCAGCCAGACCCGGCTTCATATTGAGAGCCGTGAGGGAGAAGGGACAAAGATTACGTTTGCCCTGCCTATTCAAAGAGAGAGTGAGGAAGACACCAGTGCTTAG
- a CDS encoding LytR/AlgR family response regulator transcription factor has product MLRVLVVDDEMLARDELKYLLYRTKEVDIIDEADSIETAVGKMLDFKPDIVFLDIQLSEDNGFELANRLARMKQPPAIVFATAYDQYAVKAFEVDALDYILKPFDEDRIIQTIQKYNKLCPARDADNNETVSQEHKENKNANKLALSVEESIVLLPVKDIVFAGLVDGKVAVRTLTRTCFTNDTLVVLEKKLTFSSFFRVHRSFIVNLDHILELQPWFNSTYTLIMKDGSKVPVSRTYAKELKQKLGI; this is encoded by the coding sequence GTGCTTAGGGTGCTTGTAGTGGATGACGAAATGCTCGCAAGGGACGAGCTGAAATACTTGTTATACAGGACGAAGGAAGTAGATATTATCGATGAGGCGGACAGTATTGAAACGGCTGTTGGGAAAATGCTGGACTTCAAACCGGATATCGTGTTTTTGGATATTCAGCTGTCCGAAGATAACGGGTTTGAACTTGCCAATCGGCTGGCTAGAATGAAGCAGCCGCCTGCCATTGTCTTTGCCACCGCTTATGACCAATATGCCGTTAAAGCCTTTGAAGTAGATGCCCTGGACTACATTCTGAAACCTTTTGATGAAGACCGCATTATTCAAACCATCCAAAAATATAACAAGCTCTGCCCTGCCAGAGATGCGGACAATAATGAAACAGTTTCCCAAGAGCATAAGGAAAATAAGAATGCGAATAAGCTTGCTCTTTCCGTAGAAGAATCCATCGTTCTGCTCCCGGTCAAGGACATAGTATTTGCCGGACTTGTGGACGGGAAGGTAGCGGTCCGGACCTTAACCCGTACATGTTTTACGAATGATACCTTAGTAGTTCTGGAGAAGAAATTGACTTTCAGCAGTTTTTTCCGGGTTCACCGCAGTTTTATCGTGAATCTTGATCATATTTTAGAGCTGCAACCCTGGTTTAATTCTACCTATACCTTAATAATGAAAGATGGATCAAAGGTTCCCGTAAGCAGAACCTATGCCAAAGAACTGAAACAAAAGCTCGGTATTTAG
- the lrgA gene encoding antiholin-like murein hydrolase modulator LrgA, giving the protein MSTKKAAGFLTQAFIFSVIMLVSHIITALLPIPMPASVIGLVLLFVLLCLKVVKLEQVESFGAALTGIIGFLFVPSGISVMNSLGVMQQFGLQIILVIFAATAILLAVTGLFSQMILGKRSMEGLIGEEKGKETDCQPIQKKRGRTKK; this is encoded by the coding sequence ATGAGCACTAAAAAGGCGGCAGGTTTCTTAACTCAGGCATTCATATTTTCCGTGATTATGCTGGTTTCCCATATAATAACGGCTTTACTCCCAATCCCTATGCCGGCATCCGTAATCGGTCTTGTGCTTCTGTTCGTTCTGCTCTGCCTCAAAGTTGTGAAACTGGAGCAAGTAGAATCGTTTGGTGCGGCCCTTACCGGGATTATTGGTTTTTTGTTCGTCCCATCGGGAATTTCCGTCATGAATTCGCTGGGGGTTATGCAGCAGTTCGGATTGCAGATTATATTGGTCATTTTTGCGGCAACTGCGATTTTGCTTGCAGTAACGGGGCTCTTTTCTCAAATGATCCTGGGTAAACGCAGTATGGAAGGTTTAATAGGTGAAGAAAAAGGAAAAGAAACCGACTGCCAACCCATTCAAAAGAAAAGGGGCAGAACCAAAAAGTAA